Genomic segment of Oscillatoria salina IIICB1:
AGGAGTAACGAATCTAGAGACATTGCGTGCAACCTCTCTACAACCGAGGAATTCCCTCACTGACATACATGATGGCATAAGTGACATCCTCCCACAGCAAATCGAAGATTATGCTGTGGGCTTCCCAGTCTCACGACTGGGCATTGCTCCCCTACGCCAGTTGTCTAGGCACATCGCCCCCGACACCTCGACTTGAGAGCCAATACGAGTGCTTTTCGGGAGTCCCCCGATACGTTTCTAGTCCTCTATTGAGCAGTTCTTGGGCTGAAGCAATATCTCTATCTACCTCGTATTGACATTCAGGACAAGAATGAACCCTATCTGAGAGTTCTTTCCTCGCTGTAATTCGGCAATTGGGACAAGTTTGAGAAGTTCCTCTATGGTCTACTTCTCCGACAAATACCCCCCTCTTCTTGCCAACAAATTTAAGGATAGAACGAAACTGCCCAAACCCTGCATCAATTGTATGTTTGCCCAAAAAACCTTTTGCCATGATGCGAAAATCAATATCTTCGATGAATATAGTATCCGCCATGTCGCAAAGTTTATGGGCAAGCTTGTACTGATAATCCTTCCGCTTAAAAGCGATGTGGTTATGTTGCCTTTCTACCTTCGTTATAGCTTTCTCGTAATTCTTGGAACGCTTCTGTTTCTTCGCTAACCGACGTTGTAGCACTTTCAGCCGACTTTGCTCGGTTTTGAAGAATTTACGTCCAGGCTCAACAAAGCCATCACTGGTAGCCAGGTAAGATAATAACCCCACATCAACCCCAATGGCATGACCATGAGGGAAAGGGTCAGGGATTTCAATGTCTGAGTACAAAGCGATTACAGCAAACCACCCCATCGCCTTCTTGACTATCCGCACTTGCTTGACGATAAACCCGTTAGGAATAGGTCGATGCAAGTTGATTCCTACTTTCCCTAATTTGGGAAGTTGGATATGCCAACCTGTAATCGGGTTGGTTTTGAACTGTGGGAATAGCATCGACTTCATTTGTCCCACTTTCTTGTAACGAGGGAATCCATATCCCCTTTCCCTGAAGAAATCCCAAGCATCATGTAACCTCCGAATATTGGTTTGCAACACTTGAGAAGGAACGCATTTGAGTCGAGGAAATTCTTTCTTGGCTTTTGGTAGATTGTTTTGTTGCTGGTGGTAGCCAGGAAAAGGATAGTCTGCGGAAATAATATATTCTGATTCCAAGCTACACCTATCTATTGGACACTTCCTCGAAGCTATCCAATCTTTTAGTTCCCTCAACGCATAGTTGTATGACACTCGTAATGTTTCCAACCACTCATCGAGAAGTTGGATTTGTTGACTGTCAGGGTGTA
This window contains:
- a CDS encoding RNA-guided endonuclease InsQ/TnpB family protein, translated to MILNYTYRLHPDSQQIQLLDEWLETLRVSYNYALRELKDWIASRKCPIDRCSLESEYIISADYPFPGYHQQQNNLPKAKKEFPRLKCVPSQVLQTNIRRLHDAWDFFRERGYGFPRYKKVGQMKSMLFPQFKTNPITGWHIQLPKLGKVGINLHRPIPNGFIVKQVRIVKKAMGWFAVIALYSDIEIPDPFPHGHAIGVDVGLLSYLATSDGFVEPGRKFFKTEQSRLKVLQRRLAKKQKRSKNYEKAITKVERQHNHIAFKRKDYQYKLAHKLCDMADTIFIEDIDFRIMAKGFLGKHTIDAGFGQFRSILKFVGKKRGVFVGEVDHRGTSQTCPNCRITARKELSDRVHSCPECQYEVDRDIASAQELLNRGLETYRGTPEKHSYWLSSRGVGGDVPRQLA